A stretch of bacterium DNA encodes these proteins:
- a CDS encoding GDP-mannose 4,6-dehydratase, with product MSRILVTGIEGFVGGHLARHLTSAGHTVIGLHWADTQPGLPAELHRGDICDFDGTRSLLEATRPDGIIHLAGLSSVALSESHQMTTYEVNALGTLKLLEAVRQLQLKCRVVLISSADVYGRSNVGRPLSEDLPSLPLSPYALSKHMTSEAGLFYHRAFGLDVVILRPFSHTGPGQATTFVFPKVANAIAQVEHGKREPVIEMGDLSIRRDYTDVRDVVRAYLLALERCTAGETYNVTSGKPLVIKEGVDYLCGLARVPVQVKSSAAKFRPHDIPLLTGDPSKFAAATGWKPEIPFTQTLSDLLDYYRSV from the coding sequence ATGAGCCGCATACTGGTCACCGGCATCGAAGGTTTCGTGGGCGGACACCTGGCCCGTCACCTCACCTCAGCCGGTCACACGGTCATCGGTCTCCACTGGGCCGATACGCAGCCCGGCCTCCCGGCTGAGCTTCACCGCGGAGACATCTGCGACTTTGACGGCACCCGATCCCTGCTTGAGGCAACCCGGCCGGACGGCATCATCCACCTTGCCGGCCTCAGTTCCGTAGCCCTGTCCGAATCACACCAGATGACAACCTACGAGGTCAACGCGCTGGGTACGCTCAAGCTCCTCGAAGCAGTCCGCCAGCTCCAGCTCAAGTGCCGCGTCGTCCTCATCTCCTCCGCCGATGTCTACGGCCGTTCCAACGTGGGCCGTCCCCTGAGCGAGGACCTGCCATCGCTGCCGCTCAGCCCCTATGCCCTCAGCAAGCACATGACCAGCGAGGCCGGCCTGTTCTACCACCGGGCGTTCGGACTCGATGTCGTGATTCTCAGGCCGTTCAGCCATACCGGCCCGGGCCAGGCCACGACCTTTGTCTTCCCCAAGGTAGCGAACGCCATCGCCCAGGTTGAGCACGGCAAGCGGGAGCCAGTCATCGAGATGGGCGACCTGAGCATCAGACGCGACTACACCGACGTCCGGGACGTGGTCCGGGCCTATCTCCTCGCCCTCGAACGCTGCACGGCCGGCGAGACTTACAACGTCACGTCCGGCAAGCCGCTGGTAATCAAAGAAGGCGTGGATTACCTGTGCGGCCTTGCACGAGTACCAGTGCAGGTCAAGAGTTCGGCGGCAAAGTTCCGGCCGCACGATATCCCTCTCCTGACCGGCGACCCCTCCAAGTTCGCCGCCGCGACCGGCTGGAAGCCCGAGATCCCCTTCACCCAGACGCTGTCCGACCTCCTCGACTATTACCGCTCCGTGTAG
- a CDS encoding glycosyltransferase family 2 protein: MKLSIVVVTWNSAPDIESCLDSIHFGSEFEVIVVDNASSDATREKLGRYHHLKLVASTRNVGYASANNQGLKLATGEYVLLLNPDTRIELGALDALSLYLDEHPQVGAVAPRLVSPDGTTQFSIRSFPTAVSLFWELIGLARLFPKSHLFGRWKMKYFDYDQTSEVEQPMASCLMLRKTVLDSLPPSHSSLVPSPSSPVPRVMDERFPIFYNDVDLSKRMADAGWKTVYVADARVVHRHGASTRQVRVKMIPESHRSAFRYLRKHDHSGLFWLKAVVLLPLLEITSLLRVIAYRLSRRTP; the protein is encoded by the coding sequence ATGAAGCTCTCCATTGTGGTCGTCACTTGGAACTCCGCTCCCGACATCGAGTCCTGCCTCGACTCCATCCATTTCGGCTCTGAGTTCGAGGTCATCGTCGTAGACAATGCCTCCAGCGATGCTACCCGAGAGAAACTTGGCCGGTATCACCACCTGAAGCTGGTCGCGAGCACGCGAAATGTCGGCTACGCCAGCGCCAACAACCAGGGCCTCAAACTCGCGACCGGAGAATACGTGCTGCTGCTCAACCCGGACACGCGAATCGAGCTCGGAGCCCTGGACGCGCTGTCCCTATACCTCGACGAGCATCCTCAGGTCGGAGCGGTCGCCCCGCGACTCGTCAGTCCTGACGGCACGACCCAGTTCTCAATCCGCTCTTTCCCGACCGCGGTGTCGCTCTTCTGGGAACTCATCGGCCTCGCGCGCCTGTTCCCGAAGAGCCACCTCTTCGGCCGCTGGAAGATGAAGTACTTCGACTACGACCAAACTTCGGAAGTCGAGCAGCCCATGGCCTCCTGTCTGATGCTTCGCAAGACCGTCCTCGATTCTCTGCCCCCAAGTCATTCGTCCCTCGTCCCTAGTCCCTCGTCCCCAGTCCCTCGCGTGATGGACGAACGCTTCCCGATTTTCTACAACGACGTCGACCTGTCCAAACGCATGGCCGACGCCGGCTGGAAGACGGTCTACGTTGCCGACGCGCGCGTGGTCCACCGCCACGGAGCGAGCACCAGACAGGTGCGAGTGAAGATGATACCCGAATCGCACCGCTCCGCTTTCCGCTACCTGCGCAAGCACGACCATTCCGGCCTCTTCTGGCTCAAAGCTGTCGTCCTCCTCCCGCTTCTCGAAATCACCAGTCTCCTGCGCGTCATCGCCTATCGCTT